Proteins from one Triticum aestivum cultivar Chinese Spring chromosome 7A, IWGSC CS RefSeq v2.1, whole genome shotgun sequence genomic window:
- the LOC123154805 gene encoding fasciclin-like arabinogalactan protein 14 → MAPPKLSLLVLLVLLLPAAGNAGANNVAADTPPGGGGGGGFNVSEILAKFPEFTLFNYLISKTRVAKDINSRNSVTVLAPVNADVDWLLRRSARLPRAALLELLSVHVVLDYYDAAKLAALPRGRGAKPIVATTLYQTFGPANGDKSGFLTITPAPDGGAVFASAAPGAIVNATFKKAVTARPYNISVLQISNFVVPPGVITKPRAPPPPKMMSSVSAVAPSPAPVRSPSASPSPSSLPCPPVTMPIEEPMEETPASAPAPSQGHALQAMMDWWSAAGVALGMACLLAHL, encoded by the coding sequence ATGGCGCCCCCGAAGCTCTCCTTGCTggttctcctcgtcctcctcctcccggcgGCCGGCAACGCCGGCGCCAACAACGTCGCCGCCGACACGCccccgggcggcgggggcgggggcggcttcAACGTCTCGGAGATCCTGGCCAAGTTCCCGGAGTTCACCCTCTTCAACTACCTCATCAGCAAGACGCGCGTGGCCAAGGACATCAACAGCCGCAACTCCGTCACCGTGCTCGCCCCCGTCAACGCCGACGTCGACTGGCTTCTCCGCCGCAGCGCGCGcctgccccgcgccgccctcctcgaGCTCCTCTCCGTCCACGTCGTCCTCGACTACTACGACGCCGCCAAGCTCGCCGCCCTGCCCCGCGGCCGCGGCGCCAAGCCCATCGTCGCCACCACGCTCTACCAGACCTTCGGCCCCGCCAACGGCGACAAGTCCGGCTTCCTCACCATCACCCCCGCGCCCGACGGCGGCGCCGTCTTCGCCTCGGCGGCCCCCGGCGCGATCGTCAACGCCACCTTCAAGAAGGCCGTCACCGCCAGGCCCTACAACATCTCCGTCCTCCAGATCAGCAACTTCGTCGTGCCGCCCGGGGTCATCACCAagccgcgcgccccgccgccgcccaagATGATGAGCTCCGTGTCGGCCGTCGCGCCCAGCCCCGCGCCGGTGAGGTCCCCGTCggcgtcgccgtccccgtcgtcgctcCCGTGCCCGCCCGTGACCATGCCCATTGAGGAGCCCATGGAGGAGACCCCGGCGTCCGCGCCGGCGCCGTCGCAGGGCCACGCGCTGCAGGCCATGATGGACTGGTGGTCCGCCGCCGGCGTGGCGCTGGGGATGGCGTGCCTGCTGGCGCACTTGTAG